One window from the genome of Entelurus aequoreus isolate RoL-2023_Sb linkage group LG04, RoL_Eaeq_v1.1, whole genome shotgun sequence encodes:
- the LOC133648100 gene encoding protocadherin beta-15-like has protein sequence MAHTRRMDHRCSFIFFFVLLDCAHGDLSYSVQEELKRGSIIGNIAKDLGLEVGKLSARKPRVDMERNDKQYCGINLRTGDLMVADRIDREEHCGEKPSCVLRFDLLLENPLELHRLSLQVQDVNDNVPIFPNDVVRLEISESAVKGAKYRLNAANDADISTNSVQSYILQRNANFVFHIQTTNSGNKYGELILDKELDREEQQELKLLLTAVDGGSPPRSGTVVIHIIVLDANDNAPVFTQAVYTSSVKEDAALKTPVITVSASDADEGVNGEVTYQFSKMSDKSRNIFSLSDKTGEIFVTGEIDYEEGSTHEVFVEAKDGYGLSSETKVIININDVNDNAPVINLKSLSNPVPENVSPGTEVGIINVQDRDSEKNGQVRCFLQQNIPFKLVPSIKNYYSLVTTGQLDRELVSDYNITISATDEGSPPLSSSKSLHLSVADINDNPPVFEEQSYSAYVSENNKAGSTLCSVSARDSDWRQNGTVIYSLLAAEVNGAPVSSYVSVNGDTGVIHAVRSLDYEHLRSFKVHVMARDNGSPPLSSNVSVSVFISDVNDNSPQILYPSPEGNSFMTELVPKAAHGGSVVSKVIAVDADSGQNAWLFYHIVKSTDPGLFTIGLHSGEIRTQRDISESDSMKQNLIVAVKDNGQPPLSATCSMYLLISDNLAEVPELKDISYEEKNSKLTSYLIIALVSVSTFFLTFIIIVLGVRFCRRRKPRLLFDGAVAIPSAYLPPNYADVDGTGTLRSTYNYDAYLTTGSRTSDFKFVSSYNDNTLPADQTLRKSPSDFVDDLHDSFDPLEIGNKTAYW, from the exons ATGGCGCACACACGACGCATGGATCACAGATGCAGCTTCATCTTTTTCTTTGTTCTGCTCGATTGCGCACACGGGGACCTGAGCTATTCTGTACAAGAGGAGCTGAAACGTGGATCTATCATTGGAAATATCGCCAAGGATCTCGGATTGGAGGTGGGGAAACTGTCTGCTCGCAAGCCTCGTGTCGACATGGAAAGAAATGACAAACAGTATTGCGGAATAAACCTCCGGACAGGAGATTTAATGGTTGCTGACAGGATCGACCGAGAGGAGCATTGCGGTGAAAAACCTTCCTGTGTTCTAAGATTCGATCTGCTGCTGGAGAATCCTTTGGAACTACACAGGTTGTCTCTGCAAGTGCAGGACGTGAATGACAATGTGCCGATTTTCCCTAATGATGTTGTGAGGCTGGAAATTAGTGAGTCTGCTGTCAAAGGAGCTAAATATCGCCTTAATGCAGCAAATGATGCAGATATCAGCACAAATTCTGTCCAAAGCTACATTTTACAACGAAATGCTAATTTTGTGTTCCATATTCAGACAACCAATTCTGGCAATAAATACGGTGAACTGATTTTGGATAAGGAATTAGACAGAGAAGAACAGCAGGAATTAAAATTACTCCTTACAGCAGTGGATGGTGGTTCTCCTCCCAGATCTGGTACAGTAGTCATACATATCATTGTACTTGATGCTAATGACAACGCCCCAGTTTTTACTCAGGCTGTTTATACATCATCTGTTAAAGAAGATGCTGCACTTAAAACACCAGTTATTACTGTGAGCGCATCCGATGCAGACGAGGGTGTAAATGGCGAAGTAACATACCAGTTCAGCAAAATGTCTGATAAATCACGAAATATTTTTTCTCTCAGTGATAAAACTGGAGAAATATTTGTTACAGGCGAGATTGATTATGAAGAGGGATCAACACATGAAGTGTTTGTTGAAGCTAAAGATGGTTATGGACTTTCTTCTGAGACAAAAGTTATAATTAATATAAATGATGTAAATGACAACGCTCCTGTGATCAATTTAAAGTCACTGTCTAATCCAGTACCAGAGAATGTGTCACCTGGTACAGAGGTGGGCATCATTAATGTTCAGGACAGAGACTCTGAGAAGAACGGACAGGTCCGCTGCTTCCTTCAACAAAATATCCCTTTTAAGTTAGTTCCTTCAATTAAAAACTATTATTCTCTGGTGACTACTGGACAACTGGACCGTGAACTAGTGTCTGATTACAACATTACAATCAGTGCCACTGACGAGGGCTCTCCTCCTCTGTCCTCCTCTAAAAGTCTCCACTTATCTGTAGCAGACATCAATGACAACCCACCTGTGTTTGAGGAACAGTCCTACAGTGCATATGTGAGTGAAAATAACAAAGCTGGCTCCACTTTATGTTCTGTTAGTGCTCGAGACTCCGACTGGAGACAGAACGGTACCGTGATTTATTCTCTGTTAGCTGCTGAGGTGAACGGTGCCCCGGTGTCCTCCTATGTATCTGTTAACGGAGACACAGGTGTGATCCACGCTGTGAGATCGCTTGATTACGAACACCTGAGGAGTTTTAAAGTCCACGTCATGGCCAGAGACAACGGTTCTCCTCCACTGAGCAGCAACGTGAGCGTCAGTGTGTTCATATCAGATGTGAATGACAACTCTCCACAGATACTGTACCCCTCCCCAGAGGGTAACTCCTTCATGACCGAGCTGGTCCCCAAAGCTGCACACGGAGGCTCTGTGGTGTCCAAAGTGATAGCGGTGGACGCAGACTCCGGACAGAACGCCTGGCTGTTCTATCATATAGTCAAGTCCACTGATCCGGGACTTTTCACCATTGGTCTCCACAGTGGAGAGATCAGGACCCAGCGGGACATTTCTGAATCCGACAGCATGAAACAGaacctgattgtggcagtgaaaGATAACGGACAGCCCCCTCTCTCTGCCACCTGCtccatgtatttacttatttctgACAACTTGGCTGAGGTGCCAGAACTGAAGGACATTTCTTATGAGGAGAAGAATTCCAAACTGACGTCTTATCTGATCATCGCGCTGGTGTCTGTGTCCACCTTCTTTCTGACCTTCATCATCATCGTCCTGGGTGTGAGGTTTTGTCGCAGGAGAAAGCCCAGACTGTTGTTTGATGGAGCAGTTGCCATCCCCAGCGCGTATCTGCCTCCTAATTACGCAGATGTTGACGGCACAGGAACTTTACGCAGCACCTACAACTATGACGCCTACTTGACAACAGGTTCTAGAACCAGTGACTTCAAGTTTGTGTCTTCTTACAATGACAACACGCTGCCTGCTGACCAGACTCTGAGGAAAAGTCCTTCTGACTTTGTTGATGATCTTCATGATTCTTTCGACCCTTTGGAG ATAGGAAACAAAACAGCCTATTGGTAA
- the LOC133648101 gene encoding protocadherin beta-15-like, producing the protein KVSDICGIMVSFIFFFVLLDCAHGDLSYSVQEELKRGSIIGNIAKDLGLEVGKLSARKPRVDMERNDKQYCGINLRTGDLMVADRIDREEHCGEKPSCVLRFDLLLENPLELHRLSLQVQDVNDNVPIFPNDVVRLEISESAVKGAKYRLNAANDADISTNSVQSYILQRNANFVFHIQTTNSGNKYGELILDKELDREEKQDLKLLLTAVDGGSPPRSGTVVIHIIVLDANDNAPVFTQAVYTSSVKEDAALKTPVITVSASDADEGVNGEVTYQFSKMSEKSRNIFSLSDKTGEIFVTGEIDYEEGSTHEVFVEAKDGYGLSSETKVIININDVNDNAPVINLKSLSNPIPENVSPGTEVGIINVQDRDSEKNGQVRCFLQQNIPFKLVPSIKNYYSLVTTGQLDRELVSDYNITISATDEGSPPLSSSKSLHLSVADINDNPPVFEEQSYSAYVSENNKAGSTLCSVSARDSDWRQNGTVIYSLLAAEVNGAPVSSYVSVNGDTGVIHAVRSFDYEHLRSFKVHVMARDNGSPPLSSNVSVSVFISDVNDNSPQILYPSPEGNSFMTELVPKAAHGGAVVSKVIAVDADSGQNAWLSYHIIKSTDPGLFTIGLHSGEIRTQRDISESDSMKQNLIVAVKDNGQPPLSATCSMYLLISDNLAEVPELKDISYEEKNSKLTSYLIIALVSVSTFFLTFIIIVLGVRFCRRRKPRLLFDGAVAIPSAYLPPNYADVDGTGTLRSTYNYDAYLTTGSRTSDFKFVSSYNDNTLPADQTLRKSPSDFVDDLHDSFDPLELNQVDSIFDYQLLKGRMMFPPVKVFEDSWLQISLSLFN; encoded by the exons AAGGTCTCGGACATTTGCGGAATAATGGT CAGCTTCATCTTTTTCTTTGTTCTGCTCGATTGCGCACACGGAGACCTGAGCTATTCTGTACAAGAGGAGCTGAAACGGGGATCTATCATTGGAAATATCGCCAAGGATCTCGGATTGGAGGTGGGGAAACTGTCTGCTCGCAAGCCTCGTGTCGACATGGAAAGAAATGACAAACAGTATTGCGGAATAAACCTCCGGACAGGAGATTTAATGGTTGCTGACAGGATCGACCGAGAGGAGCATTGCGGTGAAAAACCTTCATGTGTTCTAAGATTCGATCTGCTGCTGGAGAATCCTTTGGAACTACACAGGTTGTCTCTGCAAGTGCAGGACGTGAATGACAATGTGCCGATTTTCCCTAATGATGTTGTGAGGCTGGAAATTAGTGAGTCTGCTGTCAAAGGAGCTAAATATCGCCTTAATGCAGCAAATGATGCAGATATAAGCACAAATTCTGTCCAAAGCTACATTTTACAACGAAATGCTAATTTTGTGTTCCATATTCAGACAACCAATTCTGGCAATAAATACGGTGAACTGATTTTGGATAAGGAATTAGACAGAGAAGAAAAGCAGGATTTAAAATTACTCCTTACAGCAGTGGATGGTGGTTCTCCTCCTAGATCTGGTACAGTAGTCATACATATCATTGTACTTGATGCTAATGACAACGCCCCAGTTTTTACTCAGGCTGTTTATACATCATCTGTTAAAGAAGATGCTGCACTTAAAACACCAGTTATTACTGTGAGTGCATCCGATGCAGATGAGGGTGTGAATGGCGAAGTAACATACCAGTtcagcaaaatgtctgaaaaatcACGAAATATTTTTTCTCTCAGTGATAAAACTGGAGAAATATTTGTTACAGGCGAGATTGATTATGAAGAGGGATCAACACATGAAGTGTTTGTTGAAGCTAAAGATGGTTATGGACTTTCTTCTGAGACAAAAGTTATAATTAATATAAATGATGTAAATGACAACGCTCCTGTGATCAATTTAAAGTCACTGTCTAATCCAATACCAGAGAATGTGTCACCTGGTACAGAGGTGGGCATCATTAATGTTCAGGACAGAGACTCTGAGAAGAACGGACAGGTCCGCTGCTTCCTTCAACAAAATATCCCTTTTAAGTTAGTTCCTTCAATTAAAAACTATTATTCTCTGGTGACTACTGGACAACTGGACCGTGAACTAGTGTCTGATTACAACATTACAATCAGTGCCACTGACGAGGGCTCTCCTCCTCTGTCCTCCTCTAAAAGTCTCCACTTATCTGTAGCAGACATCAATGACAACCCACCTGTGTTTGAGGAACAGTCCTACAGTGCATATGTGAGTGAAAATAACAAAGCTGGCTCCACTTTATGTTCTGTTAGTGCTCGAGACTCCGACTGGAGACAGAACGGTACCGTGATTTATTCTCTGTTAGCTGCTGAGGTGAACGGTGCCCCGGTGTCCTCCTATGTGTCTGTTAACGGAGACACAGGTGTGATCCACGCTGTCAGGTCATTTGATTATGAACACTTGAGGAGTTTTAAAGTCCACGTCATGGCCAGAGACAACGGTTCTCCTCCGCTGAGCAGCAACGTGAGCGTCAGTGTGTTCATATCGGATGTGAATGACAACTCTCCTCAGATACTGTACCCCTCCCCAGAGGGTAACTCCTTCATGACAGAGCTGGTCCCCAAAGCTGCACACGGAGGCGCTGTGGTGTCCAAAGTGATAGCGGTGGACGCAGACTCTGGACAGAATGCCTGGCTGTCCTATCATATAATCAAGTCCACTGATCCGGGACTTTTCACCATTGGTCTCCACAGTGGAGAGATCAGGACCCAGCGGGACATTTCTGAATCTGACAGCATGAAACAGaacctgattgtggcagtgaaaGATAACGGACAGCCCCCTCTCTCTGCCACCTGCtccatgtatttacttatttctgACAACTTGGCTGAGGTGCCAGAACTGAAGGACATTTCTTATGAGGAGAAGAATTCCAAACTGACGTCTTATCTGATCATCGCGCTGGTGTCTGTGTCCACCTTCTTTCTGACCTTCATCATCATCGTCCTGGGTGTGAGGTTTTGTCGCAGGAGAAAGCCCAGACTGTTGTTTGATGGAGCAGTTGCCATCCCCAGCGCGTATCTGCCTCCTAATTACGCAGATGTTGACGGCACAGGAACTTTACGCAGCACCTACAACTATGACGCCTACTTGACAACAGGTTCTAGAACCAGTGACTTTAAGTTTGTGTCTTCTTACAATGACAACACGCTGCCTGCTGACCAGACTCTGAGGAAAAGTCCTTCTGACTTTGTTGATGATCTTCATGATTCTTTCGACCCTTTGGAG CTTAACCAAGTGGACTCAATTTTTGACTACCAGCTGTTGAAAGGGAGGATGATGTTTCCCCCTGTAAAGGTTTTTGAGGATAGTTGGCTTCAGATCTCGCTGTCCTTGTTCAATTGA
- the LOC133648102 gene encoding protocadherin beta-15-like, whose translation MAHTRRMDHRCSFIFFFVLLDCAHGDLSYSVQEELKRGSIIGNIAKDLGLEVGKLSARKPRVDMERNDKQYCGINLRTGDLMVADRIDREEHCGEKPSCVLRFDLLLENPLELHRLSLQVQDVNDNAPIFPKDVVRLEISESAVKGAKYRLNAAHDADISTNSVQSYILQRNANFVFHIQTTNSGNKYGELILDKELDREEQQELKLLLTAVDGGSPPRSGTVVIHIIVLDANDNAPVFTQAVYTSSVKEDAALKTPVITVSASDADEGVNGEVTYQFSRMSDKSRNIFSLSDKTGEIFVTGEIDYEEGSTHEVFVEAKDGYGLSTETKVVININDVNDNAPVINLKSLSNPVPENVSPGTEVGIINVQDRDSEKNGQVRCSLQQNVPFKLVPSIKNYYSLVTTGQLDRELVSDYNITISATDEGSPPLSSSKSLHLSVADINDNPPVFEEQSYSAYVRENNKAGSTLCSVSARDPDWRQNGTVIYSLLATEVNGAPVSSYVSVNGDTAVIHAVRSFDYEHLRSFKVHVMARDNGSPPLSSNVSVSVFISDVNDNSPQILYPSPEGNSFMTELVPKAAHGGSVVSKVIAVDADSGQNAWLSYHIVKSTDPGLFTIGLHSGEIRTQRDISESDSMKQNLIVAVKDNGQPPLSATCSMYLLISDNLAEVPELKDISYEEKNSKLTSYLIIALVSVSTFFLTFIIIILGVRFCRRRKPRLLFDGAVAIPSAYLPPNYADVDGTGTLRSTYNYDAYLTTGSRTSDFKFVSSYNDNTLPADQTLRKSPSDFVDDLHDSFDPLEGVPPSLTKSPGIDSIMTLSENRYMYGILNISLLC comes from the exons ATGGCGCACACACGACGCATGGATCACAGATGCAGCTTCATCTTTTTCTTTGTTCTGCTCGATTGCGCACACGGAGACCTGAGCTATTCTGTACAAGAGGAGCTGAAACGTGGATCTATCATTGGAAATATCGCCAAGGATCTCGGATTGGAGGTGGGGAAACTGTCTGCTCGCAAGCCTCGTGTCGACATGGAAAGAAATGACAAACAGTATTGCGGAATAAACCTCCGGACAGGAGATTTAATGGTTGCTGACAGGATCGACCGAGAGGAGCATTGCGGTGAAAAACCTTCTTGTGTTCTAAGATTCGATCTGCTGCTGGAGAATCCTTTGGAACTACACAGGTTGTCTCTGCAAGTGCAGGACGTGAATGACAATGCGCCGATTTTCCCTAAAGATGTTGTGAGGCTGGAAATTAGTGAGTCTGCTGTCAAAGGAGCTAAATATCGCCTTAATGCAGCACATGATGCAGATATCAGCACAAATTCTGTCCAAAGCTACATTTTACAACGAAATGCTAATTTTGTGTTCCATATTCAGACAACCAATTCTGGCAATAAATACGGTGAACTGATTTTGGATAAGGAATTAGACAGAGAAGAACAGCAGGAATTAAAATTACTCCTTACAGCAGTGGATGGTGGTTCTCCTCCCAGATCTGGTACAGTAGTCATACATATCATTGTACTTGATGCTAATGACAACGCCCCAGTTTTTACTCAGGCTGTTTATACATCATCTGTCAAAGAAGACGCTGCACTTAAAACACCAGTTATTACTGTGAGCGCATCCGATGCAGACGAGGGTGTGAATGGCGAAGTAACATACCAGTTCAGTAGAATGTCTGATAAATCACGAAATATTTTTTCTCTCAGTGATAAAACTGGAGAAATATTTGTTACAGGCGAGATTGATTATGAAGAGGGATCTACGCATGAAGTGTTTGTTGAAGCTAAAGATGGTTATGGACTTTCTACAGAGACAAAAGTTGTAATTAATATAAATGATGTAAATGACAACGCTCCTGTGATCAATTTGAAGTCACTGTCTAATCCAGTACCAGAGAATGTGTCACCTGGTACAGAGGTGGGCATCATTAATGTTCAGGACAGAGACTCTGAGAAGAACGGACAAGTCCGCTGCTCTCTTCAGCAAAATGTCCCTTTTAAATTAGTTCCTTCAATTAAAAACTATTATTCTCTGGTGACTACTGGACAACTGGACCGTGAACTAGTGTCTGATTACAACATTACAATCAGTGCCACTGACGAGGGCTCTCCTCCTCTGTCCTCCTCTAAAAGTCTTCACTTATCTGTAGCAGACATCAACGACAACCCACCTGTGTTTGAGGAACAGTCCTACAGTGCATATGTGAGGGAAAATAACAAAGCTGGATCCACTTTATGTTCTGTTAGTGCTCGAGACCCCGACTGGAGACAGAACGGTACCGTGATTTATTCTCTGTTAGCCACTGAGGTGAACGGTGCCCCGGTGTCCTCCTATGTATCTGTTAACGGAGACACAGCTGTGATCCACGCTGTCAGGTCATTTGATTACGAACACTTGAGGAGTTTTAAAGTCCACGTCATGGCCAGAGACAACGGTTCTCCTCCGCTGAGCAGCAATGTGAGCGTCAGTGTGTTCATATCGGATGTGAATGACAACTCTCCTCAGATACTGTACCCCTCCCCAGAGGGTAACTCCTTCATGACAGAGCTGGTCCCCAAAGCTGCACACGGAGGCTCTGTGGTGTCCAAAGTGATAGCGGTGGACGCAGACTCCGGACAGAACGCCTGGCTGTCCTATCATATAGTCAAGTCCACTGATCCAGGACTTTTCACCATTGGTCTCCACAGTGGAGAGATCAGGACCCAGCGGGACATTTCTGAATCTGACAGCATGAAACAGaacctgattgtggcagtgaaaGATAACGGACAGCCCCCTCTCTCTGCCACCTGCtccatgtatttacttatttctgACAACTTGGCTGAGGTGCCAGAACTGAAGGACATTTCTTATGAAGAGAAGAATTCCAAACTGACGTCTTATCTGATCATCGCGCTGGTGTCTGTGTCCACCTTCTTTCtgaccttcatcatcatcatcctgggTGTGAGGTTTTGTCGCAGGAGAAAGCCCAGACTGTTGTTTGATGGAGCAGTTGCCATCCCCAGCGCGTATCTGCCTCCTAATTACGCAGATGTTGACGGCACAGGAACTTTACGCAGCACCTACAACTATGACGCCTACTTGACAACAGGTTCTAGAACCAGTGACTTTAAGTTTGTGTCTTCTTACAATGACAACACGCTGCCTGCTGACCAGACTCTGAGGAAAAGTCCTTCTGACTTTGTTGATGATCTTCATGATTCTTTCGACCCTTTGGAG GGTGTTCCACCTTCTCTGACCAAGTCACCTGGGATAGACTCCATCATGACTCTGAGTGAAAACCGATACATGTATGGAATCCTCAATATTTCGCTTTtgtgttga
- the LOC133648103 gene encoding protocadherin beta-15-like yields the protein KVSDICGIMVSFIFFFVLLDCAHGDLSYSVQEELKRGSIIGNIAKDLGLEVGKLSARKPRVDMERNDKQYCGINLRTGDLMVADRIDREEHCGEKPSCVLKFDLLLENPLELHRLSLQVQDVNDNAPIFPNDVVRLEISESADKGAKYRLNAAHDADISTNSVQSYILQRNANFVFHIQTTNSGNKYGELILDKELDREEQQELKLLLTAVDGGSPPRSGTVVIHIIVLDANDNAPVFTQAVYTSSVKEDAALKTPVITVSASDADEGVNGEVTYQFSRMSDKSRNIFSLSDKTGEIFVTGEIDYEEGSMHEVFVEAKDGYGLSSEIKVVININDVNDNAPVINLKSLSNPVPENVSPGTEVGIINVQDRDSEKNGQVRCFLQQNIPFKLVPSIKNYYSLVTTGQLDRELVSDYNITISATDEGSPPLSSSKSLHLSVADINDNPPVFEEQSYSAYVSENNKAGSTLCSVSARDPDWRQNGTVIYSLLATEVNSAPVSSYVSVNGDTGVIHAVRSFDYEHLRSFKVHVMARDNGSPPLSSNVSVSVFISDVNDNSPQILYPSPEGNSFMTELVPKAAHGGSVVSKVIAVDADSGQNAWLSYHIVKSTDPGLFTIGLHSGEIRTQRDISESDSMKQNLIVAVKDNGQPPLSATCSMYLLISDNLAEVPELKDISYEEKNSKLTSYLIIALVSVSTFFLTFIIIVLGVRFCRRRKPRLLFDGAVAIPSAYLPPNYADVDGTGTLRSTYNYDAYLTTGSRTSDFKFVSSYNDNTLPADQTLRKSPSDFVDELHDSFDPLELNQVDSISGYQLSKGRMTFPPLKVFEANWLQISLSLFN from the exons AAGGTCTCGGACATTTGCGGAATAATGGT CAGCTTCATCTTTTTCTTTGTTCTGCTCGATTGCGCACACGGAGACCTGAGCTATTCTGTACAAGAGGAGCTGAAACGTGGATCTATCATTGGAAATATCGCCAAGGATCTCGGATTGGAGGTGGGGAAACTGTCTGCTCGCAAGCCTCGTGTCGACATGGAAAGAAATGACAAACAGTATTGCGGAATAAACCTCCGGACAGGAGATTTAATGGTTGCTGACAGGATCGACCGAGAGGAGCATTGCGGTGAAAAACCTTCTTGTGTTCTAAAATTCGATCTGCTGCTGGAAAATCCTTTGGAACTACACAGGTTGTCTCTGCAAGTGCAGGACGTGAATGACAATGCGCCGATTTTCCCTAATGATGTTGTGAGGCTGGAAATTAGTGAGTCAGCTGACAAAGGAGCTAAATATCGCCTTAATGCAGCACATGACGCAGATATCAGCACAAATTCTGTTCAAAGCTACATTTTACAACGGAATGCTAATTTTGTGTTCCATATTCAGACAACCAATTCTGGCAATAAATACGGTGAACTGATTTTGGATAAGGAATTAGACAGAGAAGAACAGCAGGAATTAAAATTACTCCTTACAGCAGTGGATGGTGGTTCTCCTCCCAGATCTGGTACAGTAGTCATACATATCATTGTACTTGATGCTAATGACAACGCCCCAGTTTTTACTCAGGCTGTTTATACATCATCTGTCAAAGAAGACGCTGCACTTAAAACACCAGTTATTACTGTGAGTGCATCAGATGCAGACGAGGGTGTGAATGGCGAAGTAACATACCAGTTCAGCAGAATGTCTGATAAATCACGAAATATTTTTTCTCTCAGTGATAAAACCGGAGAAATATTTGTTACAGGCGAGATTGATTATGAAGAGGGATCTATGCATGAAGTGTTTGTTGAAGCTAAAGATGGTTATGGACTTTCTTCTGagataaaagttgtaattaatATAAATGATGTAAATGACAACGCTCCTGTGATCAATTTAAAGTCACTGTCTAATCCAGTACCAGAGAATGTGTCACCTGGTACAGAGGTGGGCATCATTAATGTTCAGGACAGAGACTCTGAGAAGAATGGACAGGTCCGCTGCTTCCTTCAACAAAATATCCCTTTTAAGTTAGTTCCTTCTATTAAAAACTATTATTCTCTGGTGACTACTGGACAACTGGACCGTGAACTAGTGTCTGATTACAACATTACAATCAGTGCCACTGACGAGGGCTCTCCTCCTCTGTCCTCCTCTAAAAGTCTCCACTTATCTGTAGCAGACATCAACGACAACCCACCTGTGTTTGAGGAACAGTCCTACAGTGCATATGTGAGTGAAAATAACAAAGCTGGCTCCACTTTATGTTCCGTTAGTGCTCGAGACCCCGACTGGAGACAGAATGGTACCGTGATTTATTCTCTATTAGCCACTGAGGTGAACAGTGCCCCGGTGTCCTCCTATGTATCTGTTAACGGAGACACAGGTGTGATCCACGCTGTCAGGTCGTTTGATTATGAACACCTGAGGAGTTTTAAAGTCCACGTCATGGCCAGAGACAACGGTTCTCCTCCGCTGAGCAGCAACGTGAGCGTCAGTGTGTTCATATCGGATGTGAATGACAACTCTCCTCAGATACTGTACCCCTCCCCAGAGGGTAACTCCTTCATGACAGAGCTGGTCCCCAAAGCTGCACACGGAGGCTCTGTGGTGTCCAAAGTGATAGCGGTGGACGCAGACTCCGGACAGAACGCCTGGCTGTCCTATCATATAGTCAAGTCCACTGATCCGGGACTTTTCACCATTGGTCTCCACAGTGGAGAGATCAGGACCCAGCGGGACATTTCTGAATCTGACAGCATGAAACAGaacctgattgtggcagtgaaaGATAACGGACAGCCCCCTCTCTCTGCCACCTGCtccatgtatttacttatttctgACAACTTGGCTGAGGTGCCAGAACTGAAGGACATTTCTTACGAGGAGAAGAATTCCAAACTGACGTCTTATCTGATCATCGCGCTGGTGTCTGTGTCCACCTTCTTTCTGACCTTCATCATCATCGTCCTGGGTGTGAGGTTTTGTCGCAGGAGAAAGCCCAGACTGTTGTTTGATGGAGCAGTTGCCATCCCCAGCGCGTATCTGCCTCCTAATTACGCAGATGTTGACGGCACAGGAACTTTACGCAGCACCTACAACTATGACGCCTACTTGACAACAGGTTCTAGAACCAGTGACTTTAAGTTTGTGTCTTCTTACAATGACAACACGCTGCCTGCTGACCAGACTCTGAGGAAAAGTCCTTCTGACTTTGTTGATGAGCTTCATGATTCTTTCGACCCTTTGGAG